In Spirosoma pollinicola, the genomic window ACGACAGAGCCAAACCCGGCAAACTCTTTCGGTGCCACTCCGCCGGGAAGACGTCCGCATCGAACGTATCGATGCTACTTCGGAACGACCGGCTCCCCCGGAGTCTTCGTTATAGATATAGTTACATTTTCACCCTTTATCTCGTACCATCATGGCCCAACAAACAGTAGTCGGCATGTTCGCCAATGCCTCCGACGCGCAGAAAGCTGTTGATCAATTAATGAATAGTGGTTTTAGCCGTAGTCAGGTAGACCTGTCGGCTGCCACCCAAACGAGTATGGGCGATTCCGAGGCAATCATCCCGGATCGCCACGTGAACACCTCCGGCACCCGAACCGAAGAGATCGTCGATGATACGAAAGATGTCGGCAGCAGCATTGGTAATTTCTTCAGTAATCTGTTTGGGGACGATGATGCGGACGAAAGGCAGAAATACGCCCGGGTGGCCAGCCAGCATTCGGTCGTAACCGTACACACCGAGACGGACGATGAAGCCGAGCGGGCGGCCGATATTCTGGACGATGTCGGTGCGATCGACGTGAACGAAAAAGCGGCTACCTATGATAGTTTGACTAAAGCCCCGAGCGCATCGATGGGAGCCGCGATTCTTACGCCGGAAGAGATGACCCGTGCCGATAATCGCACCATGCCAACGGATGGCGATCAAACTATCAAGGTGATCGAAGAAAACCTGGAAGTTGGCAAGCGTACGGTTGAAACGGGTGGTGTGCGGTTACGCAGCCGTATCGTGGCCAAGCCCGTTGAAGAAACGGTTCGTCTGCGGGAAGAACGGGTAACGGTCAACCGGACGCCGGTCAGTCGGCCAGCAACGGCCGCTGATCTGAATGCTTTTCAGGATGGCCAGATCGAGATGACCGAACACGCCGAAGTGCCGGTGGTATCGAAAACGGCGAACGTGGTCGAAGAAATCTCAGTGGGCAAAGCCGTCACCGAACGGGATGAAGTCATTCGCGACACGGTACGGAAAACGGAAGTAGATGTCGAGGATATAGGTAGAACGGATCAGCCGGATAACGTAACGTATTCTACTAAGTAAGCTATGGATCGTCAGCCGACATGGGCCACTGTGTCGGTTGACGTTTCTTTTGATGTAGGCAAACTGAATCGGCTCGGTTTCAGAACTGAGTACCCTCCATTCACGACAACACATTCCAGACGCATGAGTACTTTTTTTACCCCCCTCTACAAAAAGCTTTTCGCGGACTCTATTCCAATGCCCGTAAAGTCAGCTAAGGCGCCAACCGGTTTTTGGGCCAATGCCTGGATTATTTTGCGCGAGGCCTTCACGGCGTTTGGGGACGATCACTGCCTCAAGTTAAGTGCCTCACTGGCCTACTATACAGTTTTTTCGCTGGCCCCGCTGCTGGTGCTGGTGATGGCCCTGCTGAGTATTTTTCTTGGCCAGGACGCTATTCAGGGTCAGGTCTTTTCCCAAATCAATGGGCTGATCGGGAACGATGCTGCCCGGCAGGTGCAGGACATGATCAAACACACGACCATCTCTCACCAAACGAATACGGCCCTAGTCATCAGTATTGTTACGTTACTGCTGGGTGCCACCAGCATTTTCGCCGACATTCAGGATTCGATCAACCAGATATGGGGTGTCAAGGCTAAACCAAAAAAAGGCTGGCTCAAGCTGATTAAGGATCGGTTGTTATCCTCCTCGCTGGTTGTCAGTTTGGGCTTTTTGCTGTTGGTGACTTTTATCATCAATGGACTGCTGCTGACGCTGAGCGACGGGTTGACGCGCTACTTTCCGTCGGTGAGTGTGGGGCTCATCAGCGCGCTCAATTTCGGGGTCAGTACGGTGGTCGTGACGCTGCTGTTCAGTGTGATCTTTAAAGTGTTGCCCGATGTCAATATTGCCTGGAAGGATGTCCGCTGGGGCGGCTTTCTGACGGCGATGCTGTTCATGCTGGGTCGGTATCTGATTGGGCTGTACATCGAAACGACCGGTACGGGTTCTGCCTACGGCGCTGCGGGGTCGCTGATCGTGATCCTGACCTGGATTTACTACATGGCGGCTATTCTTTATTTCGGCGCCGAGTTGACCCAGGCCTACGCCAATCAGGTTGGGGTAAAAATCGAACCCTCCGATCAGGCCGTGTACGTAGAGAAGACGGAACGGGAAGTCAGTCATCTGGCTGATGCGCACTGAACGGACGCTTAGTCAGGCAGTACCGGAACAATTCATTCGTTGAGGGGTTACTATTACAGGATTATTGGTTAGCTTTTCCAGTCAACGGGTACCGTATCATTCGCTATAGTCGATCATTCTTTCCTAGCCATACCAGGTAAATAGGCTCGTTAGTATCTGTGTTTTTTCGTTCGCTGACTATCCCCTCGTTAGACCTGCGCTCTTTCTGGATGTGGGTTGTTGGTATGACTTTATGTACGCCAGCGGCTGTTGCTCAGTCGGATACCAGCACTAACCGGCGCCTTCGACTCGATTCAACCCACCTAAAAGTACGAACGCTACGGCAAAAAGCTGTCCAAAACGGTCACATCGATTCGCTATTGGCGCTGAAAATCAATGCCCTGGCTCCATTACGTAGTGAGCGTGACAGTGTATTCTATACCCGCCTGAAAACCCGGATGTACAAACAACGACTAACGCGCCAGTTGTATGATGCTGTTTTTTTAAGACGTTTATATGTACGTCGTCAACCAAAAGTGGACAGATGCGGGTGAAAAAAGAAGAGACGGTTTTACCCACTTTGGACGCGCTGAAAAATATGACTTTTCCGTCGTTTCAACATTGACAACCGCTTGATTTTTTGCCGTTCGACTAAGATCTGATCTTGACGGCCCCAGTAGGCATCGGCTGGGCGGACGTTTTCTAGTGATTCATGATAGCGCTGATGATTATAGTAGTCTACCCATTCCGTCAGGCGACTGATCAGTTCATCGGGGCTGTAATAGTGTTCGAGTAATAACACGTTTTTCATCGACCGATGATACCGCTCAATTTTGCCTTGGGTCATGGGGTGAAACGGAGCACAGCGAATATGCTCCATGCTTTCCCCTTTCAAATACTCCTTCAGATACCGTGACACATAGACCGACCCATTGTCGGACAAAATACGAGGTCGTTGGCCAGTCTTCAAACTACTGGCATGCAAAGCGGCTTGTACCGTCCGCTCCACATCGACCGCTTGCATGCCTGAACACAGTTCCCACGCCAAAATGTAACGCGAGTAGTCATCCAACACTGTCGAGAGATAATACCAACCCCAGTGCTTGATCTTGAAGTACGTAAAATCGGTCTGCCAGAGTTGATTCGGTGCTGTAGTCGGATTATAAAAGTGGTCGGCCGCTTCCATCAATCGATAGGCAGGGGTAGTAATCAACCCTCGGCTCTTTAGAATCCGGTAGACCGTGGACTCCGAGACAAACCACTGTTCATTATCAACAATATGGCAGGCTAGCTCTCGACAGGAAAGATCAGGCCTTTGTAAGGCTAACTCAACAATCCGATCTTTTTCGGCGGCTGGGAGTTGATTCCAGCCACTGGTCCGTCGGTAAGGTTGGTCCATCAAGCCATCATAGCCATTGGTTAAATAGCGTTTGTACCAACCGTAAAAAGTGGATCGGTTAATACCCAGCTCCCGCAAGGTGGCCTTAACACCAAGTGGCGACTGTTCGACTAGCGTTATAATCTCCATCTTTTCTGACTGAGTCATGTGATGATCGGGATTAATCGTCGGCTTTAAGGCTTTTTTTTAATACCCGATTCTCCAGACTCAATTCAGCCACCAGTTGTTTAAGGGCTTCATTTTCGGACTTGATAGATTGTACCTCCGGAGCAGTGGCTTCCCGGGTTGTATCACCGGCTAATCGCTTTTTACCCGCTTCCAGGAACTCTTTACTCCAGCGATAATAAATATTGGTATTTAGACCTTCTCGCCGACAGATCTCGGCTACTGACTGTTCGCCCTGCAAACCTTCCAGGACAATGCGGATTTTTTCTTCAGCGGTGTACTGCCGTCTGGTCTGTCGCTGGATGTCTTTGATAATCGATAAAGCAGGCTTACGCTCGGCAGATGTGGAAGGTGAAAAAGCTGCCGGTTATCCTTTGGATGTTTTGGCTGAATTGGACATTACTAAGGTGATTTAGATGAAACAACCGGGTCGCCGGTGCGATTAATGAATTGTCTCTTCCCATTTTCACCCCATTTGTCCACTTTTACTTGACGACGTACAGTTTAACTCAGATAATCCGCTGCCCGTTGGTGAAGAGGGTACAATCTGGCCAAGTCGGTTTTATGCTGAGTTGTATTTACAGAAAGACCTCCAAGAGTTTCAAGTCTGGCAAAAGGAGCAGAGTCGGTTGAAAGAGCAACAGCAGACACAGCTCCGAATCCAAAAGGGGCAGGCCCGTTAGGAAGCTTCGGACGAGTTTTATCGTAGGCATCCTATTCCGTTCGCTTTCTCGATCGAAATAAAAGAGGCCTTGAGCGGATTAAGTGCCAGCAGTTGGGGCGATGGCCAGAAACGCAATACAGTTTATCACATCTATACCCAGGAAGAAGTAAGATTAGGTCGTTTGTACCGGCCAAAAGGCGAATTTTTGTGTAGTCCTGTTAAAAGCCGTTCAGGAGCCAATTGGAGTGATTCACTGGGTAAAGACAGCCACCGCCTAGACGCTGACGGCATTAAACAAGTACCAACCTGTAAACGCTGTCTGGATATTCTTAAGCGCTTCTCAAAAACTAGTGAGTAATTCATACTACTTTATGAATTCAGATACAGACCAACCAGACCCCAGCATGGAGCCTATACATGTTGCCTGCGAAAAAATGATTTACGACCTATACCTACAAAATCAGCCTGGTTTGGTTGCATCCATTGATCAGTTAATCCGGATGGGACACAGTCCAACCCATATTGCTAATCGTGTTAAATCGATAATTCCGGTAATTAGCCAGGTGGATAATCACGTATTTTTAATAGCTATGTATTTACTCAGACGTCAACTTTCCAGAAACTAAACCTTGGCTGGTGTCAAAAATTTTTGATACCAGCCAAGCGGATTCGTCAGCCAGGTAAGGAGCGAGATTTATTCACTACACAAAACACTACACACCACTAAATGTATACTAAACACAAGGGATTAAGGGGAAAAGAGTGTTTTAGAAGATTTATTTAACCCCTAAAATCGCTTGCAATGGCTATATGATCGTCGTAAATTAGCTAATAATCAAACAGTTAGCAAATTTATGAACGCCTACTTAATTGATCCCACAACCCGTACCATTTCACCAGTCGAAACGGACTTTTCGCTACCAAGCATTTATAATTTGCTCGGTTGCAGCCTGATTAGCAGTGCGGCAGGACAAACGAATGGTGATGTGCTGTTCGTCGATGATAATGTGTCAGATGATGAGCATGAAGCGTTCCGGTTTGGTACCTGGGAAATATACTCGAAAGCTCTGGTGGTTGGTACTGACCGCTCCGGCGAAACGGTCAGCCCAAAAAATCCGATTGAGTTGTATGAAACTCAGATCGATTGGTTAGGAGCAAAAATGTTTGAACCCAACGTTGCGTTCTTATCTTTTCCGGAAAGTGCACGCCTAGAACGTGATGCAGAAGACCGCATGGCTACCAGTTTACAGGAGAATCTTGATTGGTGGGATGCTTTCCTGAAACGAAATAAAATTGATTAAAAATAGCCCCTAACCTCTATGGTTAGGGGTCACCTAAAAAGTAGCTAAACCCATTCAAAAAGTGTCATGCAAACAACAGGAAAACCTTTAGATTTAACAGCCCTGTTAACTGGGAACACAGTTCAGGCGCAGTAGCGACGATCAGCCAGGACACAGCATCAACGTTCGAGTTTTTTACAAAAGAGGGTACTATCCCATCTACGGGCTATGGTCAGATCGAGTGGACCTTCACGGACGATTCACAGCAGCCCCGCATTGAACACATCGGTATCTGGTGGACCAACGATAATCTTGATGATTACGACGGGGTATTTGAGTTGCCTAAACAGGCTATCGAATTTATCCAGAGTTTTGGCCTGCAAGTTGGACCGGATTTTACCCGTTAATTCTTATTTTTGATTGTATTATGAACTCGGTACAGGAAGCCAGGCGCTATATGGACAATGCCCGCGAACTCTAACGGGAGAAAGCCGGGAGACAAAATGGTCAATATCACGATCGTAAATACGTCCGTATGGCGGGTAACACGGCTTACAATGGTATTCTTGTCGCACTGGATAGCCTTTTAGAAGAAAAGAAAAAAGGCCGTAAAGATCCGGGCCCGCAGCGGCGTACCGTGCCGGGCGGTGACGTGGTATAAATCGCAGTTGGCTAAACTGGATAAACGGCTGTTAGATATTTTTGTACTGGCTTATGATACGCTTCATTTAGCGTTAGGGTACGATGGTAATTTAGACGCAGATGTAGCGCAGGCGGGCTTAAAAAGGGCTGACACGATTATCAATTGGGTCGAACAGCGAACGACTACCGTTTAAGTAGAAATCCATTCAGCTTCTACTAAAGACTGAATGGATCTGGATCACTACACGAATGCTACTTAGACACTAAACTTCACTACTTCAGTATGCCAGGAGATTCACGGGCAAAAATGAATTGACCGATCTGGCGTATATCATTAATCGTAATTCCCGAAACATCGTTGATATAAGGTATGTATCGATCAGCGTAGGGTGAAGCCGTTCCATACACGTAACCAATATTAATTCGAAACCGAAAATCCGTTTTCGTTGGATACGCCAACCGTTCAACCATCACACGTACGTTGCCAGGAGCCGAAAATTTGTCCTGAAGGTACCAGACGCCATAGATATACCCAGCCGCATTGTTGCTGTTACCCGAAAAATTGGCGTATGAGAAACTTCCTAAAGGAGTCTTCTGAAACGTAGGTCCGGTACCACTCCCATCAATGTATAATTTAAGCGAATCAGTACCGCTTGGCTCAATAAGGAGTTTATAATTACCCGTAATTGCTTTAGGGTCGGGCGTGAATGCATAATCCTGGCCCTCAATGGTTGGTACATGATTACCTGCCCATTTAATGTAAACAGCCGGAAATTCACCAGACAAATAAACTTTAGGATCGGATGAATTGACTAATACAGTCTCCGAGGTTACGGGATCCTCCCCTCCCCCTTTTTTACAACTTAAGTTAACTGCAATCAGAGTCAGGAAAAGAATAAGTCGGTACGATTTCATGATGCATTTTTCCAGTTGAATGTACAACAGCCCTAAAATTGATATCCAAATGCTTTAGTTACTATAACCTCTGACAAAACACTTATCAAACGGAGCAGTCAGAAGCCCTGTTTAGCGGCTTGACTTGACAAAAACCAAGTCGGTCCCACTCAAATCAGGCTACAAACATACCCAGTCCACCCAGATGAATTTTTGGTGGATAAAAAAAGATGAAGGGGAAGAAGCCGTTTTCTTATATATGATTTCAATTTTTAACTTGCGAAAATTATTCGTATATTAGAGTCACAAACAGGGATGAACGCAAAAGCGTTTTTCGGGCAATTGCTGTACATAAAACATCAGAAAGTAGCTGCCTTGAGCCATCAACATGTGTAATTAAGCAACATCGGACATGAAAGCTACCAGTATCACCCATGAGCAGCTCGAAGCAACCCGGCAGGCGGGTGATTTTAAATTAGTGGCGGTTGCCGGCTCGGGCAAAACTACCACCCTCATCGAGTACGCTGCCTCCAGGCCTGTGCTGAGTTCGGGTCGTTCACCCCGAATCCTCTACCTGGCTTTTAACCGTACCGTACGCCTGGAAGCACAAGCTCGTTTCGCCCGGCGTGGTCTAACAAACGTTACAGTACATACGGCTCACTCATTGGCCTATAGCTATGTGATCGTCCGGCAGAGGTATGTGCTGAGCGCCGGGGGCGACTACTCGATTCAGGACATTGCAGTTCAGCTTGGCTTCACGCAACGAACTATGCTGGCTGGCTGTATGATGGCCAGCCACGTCAAAAAGCTGTTCAGTTACTTCTGCAACTCAAAAGCAGTAACCGTCGAGCAGCTGGACTACCTGGCTATTATTGACCCGGCTGATGCGAAAAGTCGCCGGTTTGCCCGGCAAAACAAGGAAAAGATCTACCGGTATGCGCAGCAGCTCTACACGCAGATGGATACCAACAAATTGCCTTGTACGCATGACTTTTATCTGAAGAAGTTTCAGTTTGTAGCTCCTCCTTTGCCCTACGACTATATCCTCTTTGATGAGGGGCAGGATGCTTCGGAAACGATGCTGGAAGTGTTTATGCAGCAACCGGCAACGAAACTGATTGTCGGCGATCCTCACCAGCAAATCTACGGGTTTCGACATGCTGTAAACTCCCTGGACAAGTTCGATGCGCCAACGCTGTACCTGAGTCAGAGTTTTCGTTTTGGAGACGAGGTTGCTCAACTGGCGAACTACGTACTGGGCTGGAAAAGCAGTTTCGATACGGGCCAGCTCACTACGATTAAAGGAGTAGGAAAGCATCAGCCACCAGTTGCGCCCATACACGCGACGATCGGCCGTACGAACGTAGCGGTTCTGGCCAAGGCCATTGATATGCTATGTATTGAAGAGCAGATTGGGTCCTTATACTTCGAAGGGCGGTTCGAAACCTACACCTACATGGACAGTGGCGGATCGCTTATGGATATCTATTACCTGTATCAGGATAGACTGGATCGGGTCCGCAGTCCATTAATTAAAACCATGGGCCATGTTGGTGAACTGAAGCATTACGTTGATCAGACCGGCGAGGCCTCTATGCGCCTGGCGCTCGAAATTGTTGAGACGTACCAGGACGCCTTACCTGAATATATTGAGCAGATCCGGCAGGCCCATGTCGACGATTCCATGCGACACGTGGCCGACCAGATTTTTTCGACCGTTCACCGATGCAAGGGGATGGAATACGACGGAGTGACGTTGTGCGATGACTTTATTGAAAAGAAGGGAGTGTCCGAAAAACTGGCGGATAAACAGAATCCGGCCAATCTGCAGGCGTTGCACGAAGAAATAAACATGCTATATGTAGCCTTAACCCGCAGTCGTCAGCAAGTAAGAATCCCGGATACGTTACGGGCCAGTTTTAGTTTCGATCGAGCGGCGCTGGCGCCTATTCCAGCTGAGAACCGCACTCAGCAGCGCAGTGAATCCGCACTTACAGGCCAAGGTGAAACGGCAAGTGGACAAGTTACCAAACTCCGGGCTACAGTCTGAATGGATTAATCCGTTGTGTTATGACAGAATCTTCGAAGAAAAAAAACGCCGGTCGCCCTGAGAAACCCGTTGAGCAGCGGCTTATCCACAAAGTTACTGTAGCCTTCACCCAGCAGGAATTTGCCGATTTGAAGTGGACAGCAGAAAATCAGCCGGCACGGGGCTCCAAACCTTCTCCAAAAACCGACAAAGCGACAGCGCATTACATACGCACGTTGGTTCTGCCCGAAGTTGAAACATTTGTTCGGACACACCGGCCTGTACTTCCCGGCGACGACTCAGACGTTCTATAAGGACCAGTCCGGTACTGATAGGGGACTTTGAGAAGAGCATCCGTACCGGTGCCCGCGTTTAGGGCTCAAAAAACGCTTTTTTTCAAAATATCTTATTTGATATTAGATTTACGAAAATAGAAGCTCGGTCTTGTTGATTTAAATAACCTTAGGGCATTCAATTAGGACAATCCAGTTGGGAATTTTTACTTTTAAGGTACAAACGGTTTAAGATATGAAAAAGCAAATCGTGGTTGCGGTAGCCAACAACAAAGGTGGCACGGGAAAGACAACAATAACGCTTAACCTGGCAGCTGGTCTACAACGACTGGGGAATAAGGTATTGATGGTTGATCTGGATGCCCAGGCTAACTTGACGAGCGCGGTGGGTTTTAAAAACCTCAAACGTCACGTGGGTCAGTTGTTGATCGATGAGATGGAATGGGATGAAGTTATCCTCAAGGGAAAGGTAGAGTCTACGGATGAGGCCGAAAGCTGGACGCAGTTAGATTTATTACCGGCCGCCCGGACAATGGTTTCTCATGAATCAGCCCTCAACGCGAGTGGTGCCATGCTGGAGCTCCGTTCTCATCTGGAGGGAAAAGACTACGATTACGTATTGATCGACTGTCCGCCTAGCCTGGCTGCTTTTACAACCAACGCTCTGGCGGCGGCCGATTACTACCTGGTGCCTATGCAGGGTGAGAATTTTGCGTATATCGGCCTGGATGAAATGCTGAAGTATGTAACCAAGCTGAAGCGCAATATGCGGCTCGATATCAAACTGGCTGGTATTGTCAAAAATAAATTTAATTTGACGACCACCTTCGCCCGCCAGATCGAGGAAGCGCTG contains:
- a CDS encoding YsnF/AvaK domain-containing protein: MAQQTVVGMFANASDAQKAVDQLMNSGFSRSQVDLSAATQTSMGDSEAIIPDRHVNTSGTRTEEIVDDTKDVGSSIGNFFSNLFGDDDADERQKYARVASQHSVVTVHTETDDEAERAADILDDVGAIDVNEKAATYDSLTKAPSASMGAAILTPEEMTRADNRTMPTDGDQTIKVIEENLEVGKRTVETGGVRLRSRIVAKPVEETVRLREERVTVNRTPVSRPATAADLNAFQDGQIEMTEHAEVPVVSKTANVVEEISVGKAVTERDEVIRDTVRKTEVDVEDIGRTDQPDNVTYSTK
- a CDS encoding YihY/virulence factor BrkB family protein → MSTFFTPLYKKLFADSIPMPVKSAKAPTGFWANAWIILREAFTAFGDDHCLKLSASLAYYTVFSLAPLLVLVMALLSIFLGQDAIQGQVFSQINGLIGNDAARQVQDMIKHTTISHQTNTALVISIVTLLLGATSIFADIQDSINQIWGVKAKPKKGWLKLIKDRLLSSSLVVSLGFLLLVTFIINGLLLTLSDGLTRYFPSVSVGLISALNFGVSTVVVTLLFSVIFKVLPDVNIAWKDVRWGGFLTAMLFMLGRYLIGLYIETTGTGSAYGAAGSLIVILTWIYYMAAILYFGAELTQAYANQVGVKIEPSDQAVYVEKTEREVSHLADAH
- a CDS encoding IS3 family transposase (programmed frameshift); this encodes MIKDIQRQTRRQYTAEEKIRIVLEGLQGEQSVAEICRREGLNTNIYYRWSKEFLEAGKKRLAGDTTREATAPEVQSIKSENEALKQLVAELSLENRVLKKSLKADEINPDHHMTQSEKMEIITLVEQSPLGVKATLRELGINRSTFYGWYKRYLTNGYDGLMDQPYRRTSGWNQLPAAEKDRIVELALQRPDLSCRELACHIVDNEQWFVSESTVYRILKSRGLITTPAYRLMEAADHFYNPTTAPNQLWQTDFTYFKIKHWGWYYLSTVLDDYSRYILAWELCSGMQAVDVERTVQAALHASSLKTGQRPRILSDNGSVYVSRYLKEYLKGESMEHIRCAPFHPMTQGKIERYHRSMKNVLLLEHYYSPDELISRLTEWVDYYNHQRYHESLENVRPADAYWGRQDQILVERQKIKRLSMLKRRKSHIFQRVQSG
- a CDS encoding DUF5618 family protein, whose product is MTWYKSQLAKLDKRLLDIFVLAYDTLHLALGYDGNLDADVAQAGLKRADTIINWVEQRTTTV
- a CDS encoding UvrD-helicase domain-containing protein → MKATSITHEQLEATRQAGDFKLVAVAGSGKTTTLIEYAASRPVLSSGRSPRILYLAFNRTVRLEAQARFARRGLTNVTVHTAHSLAYSYVIVRQRYVLSAGGDYSIQDIAVQLGFTQRTMLAGCMMASHVKKLFSYFCNSKAVTVEQLDYLAIIDPADAKSRRFARQNKEKIYRYAQQLYTQMDTNKLPCTHDFYLKKFQFVAPPLPYDYILFDEGQDASETMLEVFMQQPATKLIVGDPHQQIYGFRHAVNSLDKFDAPTLYLSQSFRFGDEVAQLANYVLGWKSSFDTGQLTTIKGVGKHQPPVAPIHATIGRTNVAVLAKAIDMLCIEEQIGSLYFEGRFETYTYMDSGGSLMDIYYLYQDRLDRVRSPLIKTMGHVGELKHYVDQTGEASMRLALEIVETYQDALPEYIEQIRQAHVDDSMRHVADQIFSTVHRCKGMEYDGVTLCDDFIEKKGVSEKLADKQNPANLQALHEEINMLYVALTRSRQQVRIPDTLRASFSFDRAALAPIPAENRTQQRSESALTGQGETASGQVTKLRATV
- a CDS encoding ParA family protein; protein product: MKKQIVVAVANNKGGTGKTTITLNLAAGLQRLGNKVLMVDLDAQANLTSAVGFKNLKRHVGQLLIDEMEWDEVILKGKVESTDEAESWTQLDLLPAARTMVSHESALNASGAMLELRSHLEGKDYDYVLIDCPPSLAAFTTNALAAADYYLVPMQGENFAYIGLDEMLKYVTKLKRNMRLDIKLAGIVKNKFNLTTTFARQIEEALANQNVPVFKTAIRQFVGLMECTVVHKSIFDYAPKSNGAADFSALVNELIQATQLQQEGTAVKPL